From Laspinema palackyanum D2c, one genomic window encodes:
- a CDS encoding GNAT family N-acetyltransferase has protein sequence MSIISRCPVAGETDLQQIADLVKTCEVDGLLDEDKSIADLKWIVTTSSVRSRRLWKDSNGHLRGFGQLWIPEPDEGLDGYLWFYVDPKDSLQNSFTDGIIPLETEILDWAENRLREIGNKSGLSIHLHTKTRAEALVRISSLERHNFSLERTFLTLVKSDLETLPPPEFPPGFTLRSVEAPRDNQAWVDLYNESFIDHWDHHDLTLSSFEDWQQDPNYQPEFDLVAVAPNGTFAALCQSSLQNSLPHSSKTGWISWLGTRRGFRRMGLGRSILLAAMQRLYSAGATSIKLGVDADSTTGATRLYDAMGFHPVQSWLSYVKTL, from the coding sequence ATGAGTATCATCAGTAGATGCCCCGTAGCGGGCGAAACAGACTTACAACAGATTGCTGATCTAGTGAAAACCTGTGAAGTCGATGGTTTACTAGACGAAGATAAATCAATCGCAGATCTTAAATGGATCGTTACCACCTCATCGGTCCGGTCCCGGCGTTTATGGAAAGACTCGAACGGTCACCTGCGAGGATTTGGACAACTTTGGATACCTGAACCGGACGAAGGACTCGATGGATATTTGTGGTTCTACGTTGACCCCAAAGATTCCCTGCAAAATAGCTTTACCGATGGCATTATTCCTTTAGAAACCGAGATTTTAGATTGGGCAGAAAATCGCCTGCGGGAGATTGGCAACAAGAGTGGACTGAGTATCCACTTACATACCAAAACTCGCGCCGAAGCCTTAGTTAGAATTTCCAGCCTAGAACGGCATAATTTTAGCCTAGAACGAACCTTTTTGACCCTGGTTAAATCCGACCTGGAAACCCTACCCCCCCCAGAGTTTCCCCCGGGATTTACCCTGCGATCGGTAGAGGCCCCCAGAGATAATCAAGCCTGGGTAGACTTATATAACGAATCCTTTATCGACCACTGGGATCACCACGATTTAACCCTGAGTAGTTTTGAGGATTGGCAACAAGATCCGAACTACCAACCGGAATTTGATTTAGTGGCAGTCGCCCCCAATGGCACCTTTGCCGCCCTCTGCCAAAGTTCCCTCCAAAACTCCTTACCTCATTCCAGCAAAACCGGCTGGATTAGCTGGTTAGGAACCCGCCGGGGCTTCCGCCGGATGGGGTTAGGACGTTCCATCCTCCTCGCTGCCATGCAACGACTCTACTCTGCCGGTGCAACCAGCATCAAGCTAGGGGTCGATGCCGATAGTACGACAGGTGCAACGCGCTTGTATGACGCGATGGGCTTCCATCCGGTCCAAAGTTGGCTGTCCTACGTTAAAACACTATAG